The segment CATTCAAAGCCTCATGATGAGACACTGCCTTCAGCATGGCAACAACCCACTGACCTGCCCcattgctttgatttttttaagattttctaagccttcggatgtttacattcttgtaatgaactttctcacacactttctgtaagtaactcattgttttgcattcttttaagGAGGAGAAGTTTGGTGGACTGTTGGTTTATCCAGTGCCATAGAGGTGGtactgtcaccctccaatccactgtcacttttaggAAACTATAAAtgctggagtcagaaaataaacttcccttttttcttcactttgacagcagcagtgtgtgcttgtgttctttcctGTCCTATAGTGACACTCCCCACCTGGGCCAggtgtgctgctgtcaccaaaccacagccagggtggcacagccaggcccagcAGTGGCACCTGCACTCCCCACTGCACCCTCCCCTCTGGAATGGGCAGGAATCACATCCTGGCATCCCTcccacatccctgggcagggctgagggcactCACCACTCAGCTCTGGGGGAGGGCTCAGGTAGAAGGTGCAGTAAATGTCATTGTgcatctgcagctctgcatgCATGGGCTTCTTCAGCAGGTCTGGGATCTTCTCCTCCTGGAAAGGAGTCTTTTCCAGGATGACTACAGCATCTGTGCCCTCTCCAGAGAGGCCAATCCTCTGGAATACAAATGGGTAAAGTCATCAGCAACACAGATCCAGCACTGTGGACAGTCTGAGGTCAGGGATCATGGCAGACACCTCACAGCCCCCAATCCTCATGCCCAAACCCCCTGTAGGACAGACACCCATCCAAAAATAAACAGCACATTTGCCTGGAAGCACAGCAGGACTTTGCTCCCCACCAGGGAACACAAGTGGTTTttgggggagctggggatgtgggCAATGACTCAGCCCATCTGCACCTCCCCGGATGCTCCCGGGTTTCCTGTTGACCCACAGCACCAATTTAATCTCTGACACTTCCCAGGAAGAGGGCAAAGGCAGGCGTGGGGATTTGCTCATAGTCAGGGAGCAAGTTCTGGGGCAGGGGGCACTCACTGCTGCCCTTCTCCAAGGAACCACAGCCCCGGATCCCGAGGCCTCAGCGGGCTGGTCTGGGGGGCGCTGGGTGTGGAACATCCCCCAGCCTCACTCCTGCCCGTGCAAAACCCAGGTGAGGCTTCATCACATCACCTGGGGCTCCCAACCCTGTCAGCTTGAGAAGGAACATGTGTGCTAATGCCTTTACAAATAGTTTGATGGGTCTTAATGTCTTTGAAATGGGTCTTAATGTCTCTATTGACTTTGGGCAGTTTGGCTCCCGAATCGGGTCTGCGCAAGCCTGAACTTCTGAACTTTGGTGGAAAATTACAGGTTTAAGGGGGGATATGGGGTAGGTGGTTTGGGAAGGCTGTACCTCCCTAGTAGCTCGGCCAGTGGGGAATGGAAGAGGGAAACATGCAGCCAGGAGCCGGGAGTTAGGATAAAAGGGAGGCTGCACCCTCCAAAACCTCGAGAGAAAACCCTACGCTCATGTGGCTCAGTGCATTCTCTCCCTGCATTGGAATAAAGCGGAAGGACTCCTCTATCTCCTTCTAAACATTTTCCTGACACGctcacagggcagagcaggtcTGTGCCCAGCTGTTACTGCAGGAACCCACTGAGAccaaagcagcagcctggaacctccctgtccccatctcctgctgGCTGCACATTTCAGGAGACAGGAGCCGAGACAGCTGCACGGTTCCCTCACCATGCAGGGAACCACGGTTATCAACATGCACAACCCCAAGAATTATTCAGCATTTCCCTGTAATGGCTGTACTATTCACAGTCCCAGAACCAGCACGCTGCTTGCAACCCAGTGCCGCTTTACCTACCAAGCACGAAAAACGTGCTGGAACCCAAAGGCACCAAATCATAGCAACAAGAAAGAGGATTGCAGTAAGGTCTGCAGCCGCCTGCCCGGCTGTGAGTTCCGCCTGGTTCGGGCCGTGTTGGGCTGGAAaggcgggcggggccgggccgggccggaaTGTCTGGGAGTGCCCGGGGACTCGCGGCACGCGCtgcagggggcggggccagcccGAGCGCGCCGCCAGGGGCGGGGCCGTGCCCTCAGCGGGGAAGATGGCGGCGGGCGCGACCGCCCCCCCCACTCCCCGGTACCTCGGCGTGCAGGAACACGATCTTGTCCCGCGCCGACTCCCGCAGGACGCGCCGCACCCGCAGGTCCGACAGCGTGAAAGCGGCGGCGGTGCCGCCTTGAGTGGCGGTCCCgccatttttctcctcctcctcctcccgcttCCTCTTCGGCTGCGGAGCATCCGCCATGGCTCGCGGCCGCCCCCGCACTGCGCAGGCGCGGCGCCTCGGGGCGCGCTGGGACatggcgccccctggcggcccgGAGGTCGCGCACCCCCGCGGCTCCTCCTCCCACAAACGCCAGAACCGGGGATTGAGACAAAAATAGCCAACACCATCAAATTGTAAAACTTTTGCATTTTCGTAGTCGCAACGATTCCGTGCAGCGTCACTGCCTGCCTCATATCTTGTCCTGCCCACATATCTTGTCAGCTTAGTAGGCGTCCCGGAGGCCTCAGGACAGAGAATGCCAGTGCAGTAAAGAGCTCTCACGACCCTGAGAACCACCAACACCAGAGCTTAGTGTTTGTGTGATGGATGTCCCTCTCCCCACCGAGGAGATTTTGGCCACCAGGACGTGGTGGGCTCCAGTCTGCTGTCCCTCATGGATGCGGAGAACTCCCTATCTTTGGTCCCAGGTCCGGTCTGAGCAGCTCAGGTTTGACCTCAAGGTCCAATGGGATGTGCCAACACCCAGATCCAACGGTGACAGCTCCATGATGCCCATGGGAATGCAtctgcctgctcccagcactACTCCATGCTTTTTGTGGAGCTCTGGCACAGTTCCTGGAggtctgcagggacagcagatgaGCTCCATTAACAAACAAGTACTCTAAAAATCAACTTTACATAAATATACGGAATCTGCTCCATTCCCACGGTCCTCACCGCAAGGAGCTGACGTTTCACCAGCATCCCAGAGGATACTCACAGCGCATGACAGTGTCTCTGatctgcctgaagctcttctcCTTCAGGGCCATGTAGATGTAGTAGATGTTCCGCAGCTCCCTGGGATAGTCCTTGCGCTCCACGTCCTTCAGCACTGGGATGGTGCGTCCGTTGGCCATGGGAGCCTCAGCCAAGGCCTGGTGCATCTGGTACCTGCACCAGGGGTCCTGCAGGAAGCCGGGGGTGATGAGCATGACCCAGCAGTGGCTGTTCTGCACGGCGTCGCAGAGCTCCGTCACCACCGCGCTGCCCGGCGCGGCGTCGCgcagctgcaggaagcagcGGAAGCTCTCGGGCTGCCCCTCCAGGTAGGACACCAGCTCTGACACCAGCTCCACGTCCCCCTCGCTGTGGCAGATGCACACGTCGTAGCTCTTGTCCCACCGGGGGCTGTGCGAGGCGCTGATGTCCACTGCTGACACGGGTGACAGGGAGATGGAGCTGGTGGCCAAGCTTGtgccaggagaggagctggagctcttggcagaggatgaggaggaggaggaaggcgaGGATGAAGCAGAGTGGCTGGACTTGAGGCTTTCCACTGAGCTGGACTTGGGTTTGTGCAGGAGCCTCCTAAACCAACCTGCAGAGAGGTCACAGTCAGTTCtgggggctcagcagcccctggacTTCCCAAGCACAGCATCATTCAATCTGCAGGATGCCCCCAGATGGAAAGGGGTGTGTAGGATCTCATCttgaccccaaaaccatccTGGTTCCTGAAACTGAGCTGCCACCACCACCTGAATGCTGTGGCATCGTGAGGAGCAGCCCATGGGCACCCTGGTGTTCTGCTGGGGAAGGGATGCTgtgagggaggggacagaggcaGGTTTGTTCCCACACTCACCAGCCATAGTGGGCAGCACACTGCTCAGCCACTAACTGCCAGCAGGACACCCCTCCTGAGAGCagaaaagaggaataaaaaactGAGAGCAAGAACTGCTTCATGGCAGGTCTCAGCCTGGTCTGTTCCAGGGATCTGCACCTCTGGCGTGCTCTtacagccccaaaatcacccccagcACATCCGCCTCCCCAAAATGTGCTGGGAAGGAACATTTACCTGTTACTGGCTCTCTCCACTGGAGATACACACCTGCAGCAAGCGAGGCCAGGAGAGAATGGGGAGGAGAAACCCTCATTCCCATCAGTGGGGAAAGGATCCTgtggagaggagaaaggaaaatcagctggGATCACCAGGGATCACTGGGTGCTGGCAAACCAAAGGCAGTGTGGGTgatgcccagagctgtgcatccttggtgctgcctgccctggcactcCTGTCTGTTCCCTGCCAGCTCACAGCATCCTCAGCACTGTGCTCCCAGCACGGTTTAGGGAGCCCAGACActccctgcagacacacagGAACAGAATGTGGcaaacagctgctgttttccacTGCTGGCATCATCCCTTCCGAAATGAAACACCCCACGTCATGCTGAAGCCTTTCCCCTGCTCCAAAaacagcacagggctgcaggaaatgcCTACAAAACCCCAGCACACCCATGGAAACCACAGTGCCCAAGAGTCACCACTCAGTGACAACCAACAGCTCAAGTGTGAGAGGAACAATGAGCATGGACAGTGAGCAGGGGGGAAGTTGGAGGGATCTTACCTGAAGTGCAGGAGTCCggcactggagcagggaaggggatgCATCAGCCCCTGGGTTTGGCAAAAAAAGATCTGCTGGGATTACCTGGGTGGGAAAGGACAGGTAGGATGCTCACTCTGCAGTCTGATGGAGTCTGCAGTGAATGGTGAGGCTGATCCATCCTTGCAGCTGCCACATCCAGGAGTGGATCCCAGTGAAGCCACCCTGGGGTGGAAACGAGGGCAGGGGCACCCACCTGCCTCCCCAGGGACAGagtgcagcagctctctgaacacccaggtgcccccagcagctccagcctctgctgggGAATGTGAAAGCACAGGAGGGTAAATGGGCTGGGACTGCAGGCAGGGGAAGTCAAGCCCTGGCAGGGGCCTCCCTCCCACATCCGCCACATGCCGTCACTGATGGGTGTCAGAGtgcacagccctcagcagcaccCTGCTCTGTTCTCCTCCCTGGTTTCCTGACAGGTCCATCTTTGCCACTCACACTTATTTTACGAGTTAAATTTACCTAACAAGTCATTtgttcaccccaaaatccccccctgTATTTCTCCTTCCCCAGGTCTCGttcccctggggctgctggtggcCAACAACTGACACTGCCTTCATCTCCTCATCATCCTCAACCCCTCCTCCTTGGGAGATGGAACCAGGACTCACCTGGAGCTCATCTCTCACAGGGCATTGAGGAAGAACCACCTGTGAGAGATGAGCACCAGGTGAGTCCTGGTTCCACCCCCAGGAACCTGGGTGGTCTCCAGGGCCCACATGCCCATCAGCTCCCTGACAGGCTGTTCCTGGCACAGGAGATTTCCCCATCTCTTCCCTACCTAGGGGACAATGCCTGGGCCTCTGATGTGGACACTGTCCCACACCCCATGCAACACCAGGAGAAGGAGCCCTGGGGGTCCAGCCCCAGTACTGAATGTGTCCCTCCCTCTCCCATCTGAGTCCTCACCCTGGATAACAGCAAGGATCCCCACAGAAGCTGGCCCTGGCACTCACATGGGAGCATCTCCAGAGTGATCCCAGGGTGGACCAGAGCACAAAGCTGGGTCAGCATCTCCCTCACTGTTAACCCTGAAGCAGAGCGGTGCCCATCACACCCCACTGTGCACAGTACCACAGCTCCACCTGTGGGGTTCCCAAactgcaggggctgggccaggaCCCACCCAGGTAGGTCCTCAGCTCTACCCCAGCAGGGAGAATCATAGAACCCCAGaagagtttgggttggaaggaaccttaaagatcgtCTTGTTCCAAGTCCCTTCCAGCagtccaggttgctccaagcagATGGCCATGCTCCCCTAACTCAGTGTGTTCATGGAGagggcaggctgtgcccagtgcccatcTCCCCAGTTTCAGgactgctgcccctgccctcaaaacacatccccagtgtcccccatcTGCTTCCAAGCTGACTGGAACAATCCCTACACCTCCATGCCTGAAGGGAAGTATTCCCCTCGGGGAAAAGTCCCGTGTCCTCTGATCCCATTTAACCTCAACACCCCATCCACGGCTAGTCAAGACTCCCCTTCACCAATGGCAccatgagccagctgtgccccaggacTGActccacctccctgctcagcacactgctctcctccttcccttggAGTCTCCTGGGACCGAGGGCTGAAGGTCAGGAGATCCCCCAACCCCCACCAGCACCTGTCAGGCTTTTGGGGACCCCATGGCCACCCCACCACTGTGTCCCACAGGTCTTTGAAGAGCTCCTGTTGGACACAATGTTCCTCCATGCCACCACCTGGCTGTGGCTTCCACAGATGTTTCCATGTCTATTCACCCACCACCTTCAGCAAAACAACAGACCAGAGCACAGTagcacaaaacacaaaaccataTGAAATGAGGGGGCTCCCTGATGGCTTTGCCCCCTTGCCATAAACACCTCCCCATCCCCAAGGATTCCCCAAGCCAGGCCAtctctgagccctggggtgcaggagcagccaggatcctcctgcagggcccCCAGGCCACCCTGAGACActgtgctgagagcagaggaacctgggcagcctgtgcccaaAATGCCATGAATTCCCTGAAAGACACTGAGCTCCTCCTCACCCCCTGCCACTATCTTGGCTGCCTTTCTCTCCACCAAGCAGAGGACACCAGTTGGCCCCTTGGTGgccaaatcccaaaggaaaaagcccAAGGCCGAGTGGCACTGAGCCCCACAGGGACCCACAGGCCACCACCACTCATCCTACTGGGACCCATTTCCCAtcagtccctgccccagcactgctgccacctccccAAAAATCAACTCCTCACCAGAGGACAGGACCAAGAGCAGAGCAAGTCACTTGCCAGTGTGAGTCACCCCATCTGGAAACCTGAATGAGGGTGTATTGTTGctatcttattgtatttcatatttctagagtcccatactaTTGTTACTATATTCTTAACGTCCACATCCTTCTAGCTGGTTTTCTAccatgcagctcctctctgctgtgcagttcctcatggcttcacaggggctcctcctgggctctcaacccacccacccccttttatcccagttatctttgcaagccacagctgctgcccaactaaggacttcaCAGCTGAGGCTCATTTAGAGCAACTAGGACCCACTTATCCAATACACAGGACTCTCACtactttccccctttttctatTACTAACAGATGTATTCAAATACAATATAGATATTCAAGTACAATATATTCATTTCCTTTACAATACATGTTTTATCCCAAGACTCAAAGGCCTCACACAAGTACAATACACACAATCTtccacagctcttcaggctgctacagctctcaggctgtcctattttccacagctcttcaggctgcATACCTCCATCACGTCAGGGTCACCaatttgtatttcatatttctagagtcccatactcTTGTTATGATAgtcttaaagtccataccttctagCTGGTTTTCTACCATGCAGCTCCTCATGGCTTcacaggggctcctcctgggctctcgacccacccccttttatcccagttatctttgcaagccacagctgctgcccaactaaggacttcaCAGCTGAGGCTCATTTAGAGCAACTAGGACCCACTTATccaatacataggactctcactacaaGGGTGAACCCACAAACCCTAAATCCCACAAGGCCACACCATCTGGATCAACCTCCACCCCACCTCAGCAATAACAGAATCGTTATTAAAGGTGTAATTAGCAGGCACAGCTCTATTCACAGCGTGTCTtgacccagcagcagcagcacgctGAAATCCCTGCAGCAGACGTTTCAGAGCCTGTGGTTTACAGGAGTGCCTGTGGAATTAACAAACAGCAAACACCAGGTGCTGCAAAGCAGGGTCAAATCGTTCTGGGGGAGAAAATAACCTAATTTTGTCCCTCAGACCACCATGAACGTTTCATTTACGGTGCCAGTACAGAACAGTGCGCAGCTACCCAGAAAACAGAATAgtttttctcctggaaagctCTAAGTACACCCAAATTCCGCCACACATATTCCTGAAGGGATCACAGCGGCCGTCCAGGCCCAGGCACCGCGTGTACCTCATAGGGCTGGAGACGCGGTGGCACATACAGGAACCCACGCAACGGCAGCTGGCGGAGGAGAAGCCCCTGAGGGGAAGGGGGGCACGGGGGCACCGCCAGGCCCGGCCCAGCGCGGCCCCGACccggacagacagacggacggacCGACAACCAGACAGACCCGCTCGGCGCCGGCCCAGCACTGCGCCGCGCATGCGCCTGCGCATTCCATAGCCCCGCAAAGCGCCGCGAGAGCACCGCCGCGTTCCCACGCCTGGCCCCGCCCCTTCCGCTGCCAGCCAGTGACAGGGCGGGGCTGGAAGGGGGCGTGGCCAACTCACCCCGCGGGGCGGGGCGTggccgggcgcggggcggggcggtgTCTCCTCAATGGGGCCGCGCGCGCGGCGCCAGGTGCGTGCGGGGCgcgcggcagcggcgggggGCGGGCAGGGCGCGGTTGCCATGGAGACAGCGCGGGGGGAGCTGTTGCCATAGCGACGGCGGCCGCCATAGCGGGGGGGTCTCATGGCCGCCGGGCTGAGGGGACGGCGCGGCCTGAGGGGAGCGCAGGgaccggcggggccgggggagcgCCGGGGGACCGGGAAACCTCCGGCAgccgcgggcggcccggccgaGACTCGGCCCCGCCGTCGCCCTCTATAAACGCTCGTTCTTATTGATGTGTCCTCGTGGGAAAGGAGCCTCCGCGTCCTCCCCGCCTGCTGAATGCCCGTGTTGTTGCTTTTCCCGCAGCTTTAGCGAGGAGGGCGCAACGGAGAGCACAGGTAAGGGCTCGAGCAGAGCCGAAGGTGTGACCCCCCCCTCCCCGCTTCCCTCGGCAGAGTCAGTTCTGGAAAGGCAGCGGGGCTCTGTGGGATGCAGAGCTCCGCCAGGCTTTGCTGTGTCACTGCCTCTCCTTGCTCATGGAGCCATGGGGAAGCACGTGGAGAATCACAGCGTTGAATAAAATCCTCTGGTGCGTTTTGTCTCGCGTCCAAGGAGGCTGAATCCTGTGtttttgtggcttggacaggagcagggcttgTCCTCGGTCCCATTGTCTCTGGAGCCTGTGTTTTTCTAGGATGGTTTTGATccagctccagggcagctcccacgTGGAAGGGTAGGCTTGGGAATTGGCCAGGGACAGCTCAACTTTCAGCTGAAACAAAGTGGCTTTTACACTATCTTATCCCAACACCCTAAAGTGCTGAATTAAAAGAGAAGCTGGGAATGACATCTTTGCTGGTGGCAGTTCTCAGCACTCAGAGAAGCTGAAAATAATGGACGAGCACTAGGTTTGTACTTGTCTCTTTTGGGAATTTGTGTGGGCTCTTCTGGAGGAGCCCATCTTCCAGCATGGTGCTGGATCACTTGGCTTCAATTTTAAACATCCAGGTACAGCTTTAGTTCTCTGTTGGGTGCAGCAGCAACTTCTCCTTGATGTGAGGGAGAAAATGTTCCATTAATTCCCCTTTTCAGTTCTGCAGGTTGGGCTCTGGTGTTGGCTGTGTGGTGTGGTTgtgttctgcagagctgcagagaggtTTTTGTAAATACACACCCTGTGTGAACTTCAGCCTTTGTCTGACACACGTGATGTTCAGGTGTTTGCTTTTACCTGGGATACACCTTCACATTTCCAACATGATGTGTCTGTGTCACACAGGGAGTTGCTGTGGTTGGGTTTCTCCAGTTTTGGTGACTTGGGCACAGTTTAAAACTGCAGTCTGGAAGGCTTTAGGATAAATTGAGGGATTTCTGTGATGTGGAGGGAGAAAGAACACAGCAAACCCACACAGGGAGTCTCTTTTAACCCTGATAAAAGTGATGGGGAcaaggctgggacaggggaacGGGGCGGCTGAGCCAGGAATCCATGGAGTGTTGTGTTTACAGTCTTCAGCCCCTGTAGTCTAAATAGCTGGAAAGTCCCCAGTGTCTGAAGAAGGCTGGAGAGACATTTCTTATCTTCTGAGTGCTGtggctccctctcctccctggcaCCTGTGTTCCCAGGGGAACCTGCAGTACCTGCTGTGGTTTGTTCCCATGGCAGTGTCATGCTCTGAGGTAATTCCATTTAATTTTGGCTacctcagctgtgccagcaccatcCATCCCTCTAGCAAGCAGAGTTTCTCCCCAGGACTAAAAACCAGAGGTTTCTATTTCTTGGCTGAATCCCCATGAATTCTTTTTAAGACCTGTAATAACTTTTTTGGAACTGGGCTGTATTTATAATGAGGTTTTTGTTCCTTTATGGCTCTCTGCACTGAATAATAGACTTGAAGGTTGAAGGTCATTATATCAGAAAACCTTGCAAGGTGATTATAATTCCAAAAGGTGTTTTTTCCTAAgtttaaaattgcttttgaaaTGTCATTTAGAGGCACTTAAAATTGAT is part of the Ammospiza caudacuta isolate bAmmCau1 chromosome 23, bAmmCau1.pri, whole genome shotgun sequence genome and harbors:
- the TIRAP gene encoding toll/interleukin-1 receptor domain-containing adapter protein — protein: MAGWFRRLLHKPKSSSVESLKSSHSASSSPSSSSSSSAKSSSSSPGTSLATSSISLSPVSAVDISASHSPRWDKSYDVCICHSEGDVELVSELVSYLEGQPESFRCFLQLRDAAPGSAVVTELCDAVQNSHCWVMLITPGFLQDPWCRYQMHQALAEAPMANGRTIPVLKDVERKDYPRELRNIYYIYMALKEKSFRQIRDTVMRYLQELCQSSTKSME